Proteins encoded together in one Luteimonas fraxinea window:
- the gltX gene encoding glutamate--tRNA ligase: MSCRTRFAPSPTGYLHIGGARTALYCWLEARRRGGEFVLRIEDTDRERSTQAAIDAILEAMEWLGLGYDEGPIYQTHRLDRYAEVAEQLVADGKAYYAYESKAELDAMREAAMAAGDKPRYNGAYRERNEPKRDDSNRVIRLKNPLEGTVVWEDKVKGRIEIANSELDDLVIFRPDGYATYNFAVVVDDLDMGITDVVRGDDHVNNTPRQINIYRALGAEVPAFSHLPMILDEQGAKLSKRTGAADVMQYRDAGYLPHALLNYLVRLGWSHGDQEIFSITEMQQLFDLKDVNAKAARLDMAKLGWLNQQYLKSDDPVAVAAHLEWHLRNDGYDLSAGPAPADVVVALRDRVQTLKEMSERAAVWYRPIAAYDEKAVAKHLKVEARAPLADVRARFAALPDWNVEAIDAAFRETVETLGLGMGKVAQPLRVAITGTQVSPDIGHTVYLAGREEALARIDVVIGMIPEGDAA; this comes from the coding sequence ATGTCCTGCCGCACCCGTTTCGCCCCCAGTCCCACCGGCTATCTGCACATCGGCGGCGCGCGCACCGCGCTGTACTGCTGGCTGGAGGCGCGGCGTCGCGGCGGCGAGTTCGTGCTGCGCATCGAAGACACCGACCGCGAGCGCAGCACCCAGGCCGCGATCGACGCAATTCTCGAGGCGATGGAGTGGCTGGGCCTGGGTTACGACGAAGGTCCGATCTACCAGACGCACCGTCTGGACCGCTACGCCGAAGTCGCCGAGCAACTGGTCGCCGACGGCAAGGCCTACTACGCCTACGAGTCGAAGGCCGAACTCGATGCGATGCGTGAAGCGGCGATGGCCGCGGGCGACAAGCCCCGCTACAACGGCGCGTATCGCGAACGCAACGAGCCGAAGCGCGACGATTCCAACCGCGTGATCCGCCTGAAGAATCCGCTCGAAGGCACCGTGGTCTGGGAGGACAAGGTCAAGGGCCGCATCGAGATCGCCAACAGCGAACTCGACGACCTGGTGATCTTCCGCCCCGACGGCTACGCGACCTACAACTTCGCCGTCGTCGTCGATGATCTGGACATGGGCATCACCGACGTCGTCCGCGGCGATGACCACGTCAACAACACCCCGCGGCAGATCAACATCTACCGCGCGCTCGGCGCGGAAGTCCCCGCGTTCTCGCACCTGCCGATGATTCTCGACGAGCAGGGCGCGAAGCTGTCCAAGCGCACCGGTGCCGCCGACGTCATGCAGTACCGCGATGCGGGCTATCTGCCGCACGCGTTGCTGAACTATCTCGTGCGTCTGGGCTGGTCGCATGGTGATCAGGAAATCTTCTCGATCACCGAGATGCAGCAGCTGTTCGACCTCAAGGACGTCAACGCCAAGGCCGCGCGCCTCGACATGGCCAAGCTGGGCTGGCTCAACCAGCAGTACCTGAAATCCGATGACCCGGTTGCAGTCGCCGCGCATCTGGAATGGCATCTGCGCAATGACGGCTACGACCTGTCGGCAGGCCCGGCGCCGGCCGATGTCGTCGTCGCGCTGCGCGACCGCGTGCAGACGCTCAAGGAAATGTCCGAGCGCGCGGCGGTCTGGTATCGCCCGATTGCCGCGTATGACGAGAAGGCGGTCGCCAAGCATCTGAAGGTGGAAGCCCGCGCACCGCTGGCCGATGTCCGCGCGCGTTTCGCCGCATTGCCGGACTGGAACGTCGAGGCCATCGACGCGGCGTTCCGCGAGACGGTCGAAACGCTGGGTCTCGGCATGGGCAAGGTCGCGCAGCCGTTGCGTGTCGCGATCACGGGCACGCAGGTGAGTCCGGATATCGGGCATACGGTGTATCTGGCGGGACGCGAGGAAGCGCTGGCGCGGATCGATGTGGTGATCGGGATGATTCCGGAGGGGGACGCGGCCTGA
- the lpxH gene encoding UDP-2,3-diacylglucosamine diphosphatase has product MTTLFISDLHLDPARPEITALFLAFLDGEARGADALYVLGDLFESWVGDDDPSEAGAQVAERLTALSNAGVPVAFMHGNRDFLVGHDYARRAGMSLLPDPAVITLYGRPVLLTHGDLLCTGDVEYQAVRNQVRNPAWQAHMLAQPLPARLAFAQHARDASQARAATLRGDGTMETVTDVAPATVEDWFTRYGVDTMIHGHTHRPAIHDLQVAGRDCRRIVLGDWFEQGSVLRAYADGRLELSALPATI; this is encoded by the coding sequence ATGACGACGCTTTTCATCTCCGACCTGCATCTGGATCCGGCGCGTCCGGAGATCACCGCGCTGTTCCTCGCGTTTCTCGACGGCGAGGCGCGCGGCGCCGATGCGCTGTACGTGCTCGGCGATCTGTTCGAGTCGTGGGTCGGCGATGACGATCCGTCCGAGGCCGGCGCGCAGGTCGCCGAGCGTCTGACCGCGCTGTCGAACGCCGGCGTGCCGGTCGCCTTCATGCACGGCAATCGGGATTTCCTCGTCGGCCACGACTATGCGCGACGCGCTGGCATGTCACTGCTGCCCGACCCTGCGGTGATCACGCTCTACGGCCGCCCGGTGCTGCTGACCCACGGCGATCTGCTGTGCACCGGCGATGTCGAATACCAGGCGGTGCGCAACCAGGTGCGCAATCCGGCGTGGCAGGCGCACATGCTCGCGCAGCCGCTGCCGGCGCGGCTCGCATTCGCCCAGCACGCACGCGATGCCAGCCAGGCGCGCGCGGCCACGCTGCGTGGCGACGGCACCATGGAAACGGTCACCGATGTGGCGCCAGCAACGGTCGAGGACTGGTTCACGCGGTATGGCGTCGACACGATGATCCACGGCCATACGCACCGCCCTGCGATCCACGACCTGCAGGTTGCCGGCCGCGATTGCCGCCGCATCGTGCTCGGCGACTGGTTCGAACAGGGATCGGTGTTGCGTGCGTATGCGGACGGGCGGCTGGAACTGTCGGCGCTGCCCGCAACGATCTGA
- a CDS encoding ferritin-like domain-containing protein: MSTVVVADAADLFAAARHCLDARDPDDKIALTGAYARRFREGALPLDTNARAPAPIGMPGRPERPKLVHPRELPRRGFGSDEGRAAFIHAIAHIELNAIDLGWDAVYRFRDLPADYYADWVSVAADEARHFVLLRDRLRALGFDYGDFDAHNGLWEMCEKTAHDGMARMALVPRVLEARGLDVTPGMIVKLRSLGDHETVVVLEVILREEVAHVAAGSRWFRWFCARRGVQPESTFRDLLSEYARAVLHGPFNIDARAAAGFSEEELASLQAIAER, from the coding sequence GTGAGCACGGTAGTGGTCGCGGACGCCGCGGATCTGTTCGCGGCCGCGCGCCACTGCCTCGATGCGCGCGATCCCGATGACAAGATCGCGCTGACCGGCGCCTACGCGCGCCGGTTCCGCGAAGGCGCGTTGCCGCTCGACACGAACGCACGCGCCCCGGCGCCGATCGGCATGCCGGGACGCCCCGAGCGCCCGAAACTCGTGCATCCGCGCGAGCTGCCGCGGCGTGGTTTCGGCAGCGACGAAGGCCGTGCGGCTTTCATCCACGCGATCGCGCATATCGAACTCAACGCGATCGATCTCGGCTGGGACGCCGTCTACCGGTTCCGCGATCTGCCCGCCGACTACTACGCCGACTGGGTGTCGGTCGCTGCCGACGAGGCGCGTCATTTCGTGCTGCTGCGCGACCGGCTGCGTGCCCTCGGGTTCGACTACGGCGATTTCGACGCGCACAACGGCCTGTGGGAAATGTGCGAGAAGACCGCGCACGACGGCATGGCGCGCATGGCACTGGTGCCGCGTGTGCTCGAGGCGCGCGGGCTGGACGTCACGCCCGGCATGATCGTGAAGCTGCGCTCGCTCGGCGACCACGAGACCGTCGTCGTGCTCGAAGTGATCCTGCGCGAGGAAGTCGCGCACGTCGCCGCCGGCAGCCGCTGGTTCCGCTGGTTCTGCGCACGCCGCGGTGTGCAGCCCGAGTCGACGTTCCGCGATCTGCTGTCCGAGTACGCGCGCGCCGTGTTGCACGGCCCGTTCAATATCGACGCACGCGCCGCGGCGGGATTCAGCGAAGAGGAACTCGCATCGCTGCAGGCGATCGCCGAACGCTGA
- the purF gene encoding amidophosphoribosyltransferase — protein MCGIVGIVGTSEVAAALYDGLTVLQHRGQDAAGIAVSSGTVMRVHKGNGLVRDVFDTKAMDLLQGRVGIAHCRYPTAGSEGHDEAQPFYVNSPYGIALAHNGNLVNTDQLRQQVFETDRRNVNTDSDSEVLLNVFAHELDREKALTPEAAFRAVEGVNRRAKGGYAVVATVLGLGLIAFRDPHGIRPLVLGKRETAEGTEYAVASESVALDILGFEHLRDVEPGEGIVITPRGELHHRQCAPQQPHAPCIFEYVYFARPDSMIENISVHKARMRMGVTLGEKILRLRPDHDIDTVIPIPDTSRDAALEISNTLGVKYREGFIKNRYVGRTFIMPGQGERAKSVKRKLNPIPLEFRNRVVLLVDDSIVRGTTSKQIVQMARDAGAKKVYLASAAPPVRHPNIYGIDMPSVDELVAHNRTEKEIEEFLGCDWLIYQDLADLESAVAGPKFPERRFDSSCFSGEYVTGIEAGYFERLQQLRSDDAKKKRRA, from the coding sequence ATGTGCGGGATCGTCGGGATTGTCGGAACCTCTGAAGTCGCAGCCGCGTTGTACGACGGCCTGACGGTGCTCCAGCACCGCGGGCAGGATGCGGCCGGCATCGCCGTCTCCAGCGGCACGGTGATGCGCGTGCACAAGGGCAACGGCCTGGTGCGCGATGTGTTCGACACCAAGGCAATGGATCTGCTGCAGGGCCGCGTGGGCATCGCGCACTGCCGCTACCCGACGGCCGGCAGCGAAGGTCACGACGAAGCGCAGCCGTTCTACGTCAACTCGCCCTACGGCATCGCGCTCGCCCACAACGGCAACCTGGTCAACACCGACCAGCTGCGCCAGCAGGTGTTCGAGACCGACCGCCGCAACGTCAACACCGACTCGGATTCCGAAGTCCTGCTCAACGTGTTCGCGCATGAGCTCGACCGCGAGAAGGCGTTGACCCCCGAAGCCGCGTTCCGCGCCGTCGAAGGCGTCAATCGTCGCGCCAAGGGCGGTTACGCCGTGGTCGCGACGGTGCTGGGTCTGGGCCTGATCGCGTTCCGCGATCCGCACGGCATCCGCCCGCTGGTGCTGGGCAAGCGCGAGACCGCTGAAGGCACCGAGTACGCGGTGGCGTCGGAATCGGTCGCGCTCGACATCCTCGGTTTCGAACACCTGCGCGACGTCGAGCCGGGCGAGGGCATCGTGATCACGCCGCGTGGCGAACTGCACCACCGCCAGTGCGCGCCGCAGCAGCCGCACGCGCCGTGCATCTTCGAATACGTGTACTTCGCGCGTCCGGACTCGATGATCGAGAACATCTCGGTGCACAAGGCGCGCATGCGCATGGGCGTCACGCTGGGCGAGAAGATCCTGCGCCTGCGTCCCGATCACGACATCGACACGGTGATTCCGATTCCGGACACCTCGCGCGACGCCGCGCTGGAAATTTCCAACACGCTCGGCGTGAAGTACCGCGAGGGCTTCATCAAGAACCGTTACGTCGGCCGCACCTTCATCATGCCGGGGCAGGGCGAGCGCGCGAAGTCGGTCAAGCGCAAGCTCAACCCGATCCCGCTGGAATTCCGCAACCGCGTGGTGCTGCTGGTCGACGATTCGATCGTGCGCGGCACCACGTCCAAGCAGATCGTGCAGATGGCCCGCGACGCCGGCGCCAAGAAGGTCTATCTCGCTTCTGCCGCGCCGCCGGTGCGTCACCCGAACATCTACGGCATCGACATGCCGTCGGTCGACGAACTGGTCGCGCACAACCGCACCGAGAAGGAGATCGAGGAATTCCTCGGTTGCGACTGGCTGATCTACCAGGACCTCGCCGACCTCGAAAGCGCGGTCGCCGGCCCGAAGTTCCCCGAGCGCCGCTTCGACAGTTCCTGCTTCAGCGGTGAATACGTCACCGGCATCGAGGCGGGCTACTTCGAGCGACTGCAGCAGCTGCGCAGCGACGACGCGAAGAAGAAGCGCCGCGCGTGA
- a CDS encoding SPOR domain-containing protein, whose translation MSPALKQRLIGAAVLIALAVIFLPMLIKGPAPASGLPDMSLDVPDAPNADYKTVDLPLIAPPPAREGGALAGAPLSEAAPAAPAATRPDGSALPTVDTSEQDNPLPATVAGGGYAVHYAAFASEADAEAILRQLGESGLRGYRESFTLNGKPAQRVRLGPYANRADAEIVRVRAAQVRDDVTPRVVALDAGTRPDVPRPETPAPTPPAPAASRPAAAQTPATPSTEQLPEEAPAARTPARTPPAQTPPAATPATPPPAPPTAAPTSGTGFIVQLGAFSNAAEANRLRDRLRGAGITAFTDSVDTDKGRLTRVKAGPVASRGEADQLKTRVRSAVGVDGLVRSHP comes from the coding sequence ATGTCGCCTGCATTGAAACAACGCCTGATCGGCGCCGCCGTGCTGATCGCGCTCGCGGTCATTTTCCTGCCGATGCTGATCAAGGGCCCTGCGCCCGCGAGCGGCCTGCCGGACATGTCCCTCGACGTGCCCGATGCGCCGAATGCCGACTACAAGACCGTCGATCTGCCGCTGATCGCGCCGCCACCGGCGCGCGAAGGTGGCGCTCTCGCCGGTGCGCCGTTGTCGGAAGCCGCGCCTGCAGCGCCGGCGGCCACGCGCCCGGACGGCAGCGCGCTGCCGACCGTTGACACGTCCGAACAGGATAATCCGCTGCCTGCGACCGTCGCCGGCGGCGGTTACGCCGTGCATTACGCCGCGTTCGCCAGCGAAGCGGACGCCGAGGCGATCCTGCGCCAGCTCGGCGAGTCCGGCCTGCGCGGCTATCGCGAGAGCTTTACCCTCAACGGCAAGCCCGCCCAGCGCGTGCGCCTGGGGCCGTATGCCAACCGCGCCGATGCCGAGATCGTCCGCGTGCGCGCAGCGCAGGTCCGCGATGACGTGACCCCGCGGGTTGTCGCGCTCGACGCGGGCACCCGCCCGGACGTACCGCGCCCGGAAACGCCAGCGCCGACGCCGCCTGCACCCGCCGCATCACGCCCGGCAGCTGCACAGACGCCTGCCACGCCGAGCACCGAACAGCTGCCCGAAGAAGCGCCCGCCGCGCGGACGCCTGCACGCACGCCGCCTGCGCAGACGCCGCCGGCTGCCACTCCTGCGACGCCGCCACCGGCACCGCCCACAGCGGCGCCGACGTCCGGCACCGGCTTCATCGTGCAGCTGGGCGCCTTCAGTAATGCGGCCGAAGCCAATCGTCTGCGCGATCGTCTGCGCGGCGCCGGCATCACCGCGTTCACCGATTCGGTCGACACCGACAAGGGCCGCCTGACCCGGGTCAAGGCCGGCCCGGTCGCGTCACGCGGCGAAGCCGACCAGCTCAAGACGCGCGTCCGCAGCGCGGTGGGCGTCGACGGTCTGGTCCGTTCGCACCCCTGA
- the folC gene encoding bifunctional tetrahydrofolate synthase/dihydrofolate synthase: protein MSEPRSLADWLSAIEARHPTEIEMGLDRVGAVYARMDCGRPAARVITIAGTNGKGSTVAFVESVARAAGWRVGAYTSPHLLAYNERVRIDGVDVDDAALVEAFEAVEAARGDTPLTYFETGTLAALWLFARAELDLAVLEVGLGGRLDAVNIVEPDVAVITTVGLDHQDWLGNDVETIGLEKAGIARAWKPLIVGDTDPPASVLRHAYRIGAVAVRGGSDFLYAPTDSGTWNWREVGFEVELPMPTLAAPVQLRNAAVAIAAIRALDRDLDDAALAAGIAGATVAGRLQRFERDGVDVVVDVAHNPQAAQALADWLIAAPAAGRTVAVYAALADKDAPGVVGALAPSIAHWHLAGSTVAGARGQDAATLRARLSEVLDDDVTGHVDVATALSAALAEAAPGDRVLVFGTFHAAAAALQVLQGRR from the coding sequence ATGAGTGAACCCCGTTCGCTGGCCGACTGGCTGTCGGCGATCGAAGCGCGCCACCCGACCGAAATCGAGATGGGTCTCGACCGTGTCGGCGCGGTCTACGCGCGCATGGACTGCGGCCGTCCCGCGGCGCGGGTAATCACGATTGCCGGCACCAACGGCAAGGGTTCGACGGTGGCGTTCGTCGAATCGGTCGCACGCGCGGCGGGCTGGCGCGTCGGCGCGTACACCTCGCCGCATCTGCTGGCCTACAACGAGCGCGTGCGCATCGATGGCGTGGACGTCGACGACGCCGCGCTGGTCGAGGCGTTCGAGGCGGTCGAGGCCGCGCGCGGTGACACGCCGCTGACTTATTTCGAGACCGGCACGCTGGCCGCGCTGTGGCTGTTCGCGCGCGCTGAGCTGGATCTGGCCGTACTCGAGGTCGGGCTCGGTGGCCGGCTCGATGCGGTCAACATCGTCGAGCCCGACGTTGCGGTGATCACCACGGTCGGCCTCGATCATCAGGACTGGCTCGGGAACGACGTCGAGACGATCGGGCTGGAGAAAGCCGGCATCGCGCGCGCGTGGAAGCCGCTGATCGTCGGCGATACCGATCCGCCGGCCAGCGTGTTGCGGCACGCCTACCGAATCGGCGCGGTCGCGGTCCGGGGTGGCAGCGATTTCCTCTACGCGCCGACGGATTCGGGCACCTGGAACTGGCGCGAGGTCGGCTTCGAAGTCGAGCTGCCGATGCCGACGCTGGCCGCGCCGGTGCAGTTGCGTAATGCCGCCGTTGCGATCGCCGCGATCCGCGCGCTGGATCGCGATCTCGACGATGCCGCGCTCGCCGCCGGAATCGCTGGCGCCACGGTGGCTGGCCGCCTGCAGCGCTTCGAGCGCGACGGCGTGGACGTCGTCGTCGACGTCGCGCACAACCCGCAGGCGGCGCAGGCGCTGGCCGACTGGCTGATCGCCGCGCCGGCGGCTGGGCGCACGGTCGCGGTGTACGCCGCGCTTGCGGACAAGGACGCGCCGGGCGTGGTCGGCGCGCTGGCGCCCTCGATCGCGCACTGGCATCTGGCCGGGTCGACGGTCGCCGGTGCGCGCGGCCAGGACGCCGCCACGCTGCGCGCACGCCTGTCGGAGGTGTTGGACGACGACGTCACCGGGCATGTCGACGTTGCAACGGCGCTGTCTGCCGCGCTCGCCGAGGCCGCGCCCGGCGACCGCGTGCTGGTGTTCGGCACGTTCCACGCCGCGGCGGCCGCTCTACAGGTGTTGCAGGGCAGGCGTTAA
- a CDS encoding histidine phosphatase family protein: protein MRILLARHGETPWNAEGRYQGQEDIPLSEVGERQATLLGARLADVRIDRAVASPLSRADRTARLALGETRASTLLTDPGLAEIAHGTWEGLLASEIRERDPERLTAWRDAPDTVQMPGGESLQQVFDRAWPAFARAVDGLGPNDTALIVAHDAVNRVILCRVLGIPLSRLWTFRQAPTTLNLLEGPDVDHLDVVRLNDCAHHTAFFGEAVHRAL from the coding sequence ATGAGAATCCTGCTCGCCCGCCACGGCGAAACGCCGTGGAATGCCGAAGGCCGTTACCAGGGACAGGAAGACATCCCGCTGTCGGAGGTTGGTGAACGTCAGGCGACGCTGCTGGGCGCGCGTCTGGCCGATGTCCGCATCGATCGCGCAGTCGCCTCGCCGCTGTCGCGCGCCGATCGCACGGCGCGTCTGGCGCTTGGCGAAACACGCGCGTCCACACTGTTGACGGATCCCGGCCTCGCAGAAATCGCCCACGGCACCTGGGAAGGCCTGCTCGCCAGCGAGATCCGCGAGCGCGATCCCGAACGTCTGACTGCCTGGCGCGACGCGCCCGACACTGTGCAGATGCCCGGCGGCGAATCGCTGCAGCAGGTGTTCGACCGCGCTTGGCCCGCATTCGCGCGCGCCGTCGATGGCCTCGGCCCGAACGACACCGCGCTGATCGTCGCCCACGACGCCGTCAACCGCGTGATCCTGTGCCGCGTGCTCGGCATTCCGTTGTCGCGCCTGTGGACGTTCCGCCAGGCGCCGACGACGTTGAACCTGCTCGAAGGCCCGGATGTCGACCATCTCGACGTCGTGCGTCTCAACGATTGCGCGCACCACACCGCATTCTTCGGCGAGGCGGTCCACCGCGCGCTATGA
- a CDS encoding S46 family peptidase has translation MWVPQQLPDIAPALRKAGLKLDPNRLADLTGDPLGAVVSLGGCTASFVSSQGLVLTNHHCAYGAIQLNSTPENNLMRDGFNAAAIGDEISAGPNARIYALDSIQDVTAEVRAAIDAAPDGLARTTALDTIEKTLVARCEADAAYRCRLYSFLGGNSYRLFRNLEIRDVRLVYAPAGGIGSFGGDVDNWMWPRHTGDFAFYRAYVGRDGRPAEYAQDNIPYTPQRFLRLADKPLRENDFVMVAGYPGRTSRYAFADEFSETVAWRYPQIGRHYRALIDLVEARGKEDPEIDVRYASAVRGWQNTLKNYEGQLQGFERIGALARKQSEEAAVLEWLRSRGGDGAAALDAHAKIVALDAQAKATRERDLVLSLLDNSGLLSTANRLYRLSMEKEKPDSMREQGYQQRDLPSIEGGLKQMDRRFVPAMDRELTRYALLQYIQLPPEQRIQAIDTWLGGNDAAAIDRALDRLQRSTLANSDERLKWFAADRHEFLRSRDPALMYAAAVTQELLQIELASKARAGDLLQLRPTYLQAVADYRAGRKEAVYPDANSSLRITFGNVVGYTNLAGAQQTPFTRLEEIPPKATGTEPFDAPKAQLDAIAARRDGGLADRRLRSVPVNFLSDLDVTGGNSGSPVLDADGRLTGLLFDMTWEAVVSNWVFDPAMTRTISVDQRYIRWVMQEVDPAPRLLQEMGASAR, from the coding sequence ATGTGGGTGCCGCAACAGTTGCCCGACATCGCGCCGGCGCTGCGCAAGGCCGGTTTGAAGCTGGATCCGAACCGCCTGGCCGATCTGACCGGCGACCCGCTGGGCGCCGTGGTCTCGCTCGGCGGCTGTACCGCGAGCTTCGTCTCGTCGCAGGGTCTGGTGCTGACCAACCACCACTGCGCCTACGGCGCGATCCAGCTGAATTCGACCCCCGAGAACAACCTGATGCGCGACGGCTTCAATGCCGCGGCGATCGGTGACGAGATCTCAGCCGGCCCGAATGCGCGCATCTACGCGCTCGACAGCATCCAGGACGTCACCGCCGAAGTCCGCGCCGCGATCGACGCCGCGCCCGACGGCCTGGCCCGTACGACCGCGCTCGACACGATCGAGAAGACCCTCGTTGCGCGTTGCGAAGCCGATGCCGCGTACCGCTGCCGTCTTTACAGCTTCCTCGGCGGCAACAGCTACCGGCTGTTCCGCAACCTCGAAATCCGCGACGTGCGCCTAGTCTACGCGCCGGCGGGCGGCATCGGCAGCTTCGGCGGCGATGTCGACAACTGGATGTGGCCGCGCCACACCGGTGACTTCGCGTTCTACCGCGCCTATGTCGGCCGCGATGGTCGCCCGGCCGAGTATGCGCAGGACAACATTCCCTACACCCCGCAGCGTTTCCTGCGCCTGGCCGACAAGCCGCTGCGCGAGAACGATTTCGTCATGGTCGCCGGCTATCCGGGCCGCACCAGCCGCTACGCGTTCGCCGACGAGTTCTCCGAAACCGTCGCCTGGCGCTACCCGCAGATCGGCCGTCATTACCGCGCGCTGATCGATCTGGTCGAAGCGCGTGGCAAGGAAGACCCCGAGATCGACGTGCGCTACGCCAGCGCGGTGCGCGGCTGGCAGAACACGCTGAAGAACTATGAAGGCCAGTTGCAGGGCTTCGAGCGCATCGGCGCGCTGGCGCGCAAGCAGTCCGAGGAAGCGGCAGTGCTCGAATGGCTGCGCAGCCGCGGCGGCGATGGCGCGGCCGCGCTCGATGCGCACGCGAAGATCGTCGCGCTCGATGCACAGGCCAAGGCCACGCGCGAGCGAGATCTGGTGCTGTCGCTGCTCGACAACAGCGGCCTGCTGTCGACCGCCAATCGTCTGTACCGGCTGTCGATGGAGAAGGAAAAGCCTGATTCGATGCGTGAGCAGGGCTACCAGCAGCGCGACCTGCCGTCGATCGAAGGCGGCCTCAAGCAGATGGACCGCCGCTTCGTGCCGGCGATGGACCGTGAACTCACGCGCTATGCGTTGCTGCAGTACATCCAGCTGCCGCCCGAGCAGCGCATCCAGGCGATCGACACCTGGCTGGGCGGCAACGACGCGGCGGCGATCGACCGCGCGTTGGACCGGCTGCAGCGCAGCACGCTGGCCAACAGCGATGAACGCCTGAAGTGGTTCGCTGCCGACCGCCACGAATTCCTGCGCAGTCGCGACCCGGCGTTGATGTACGCCGCCGCGGTGACGCAGGAACTGCTGCAGATCGAACTCGCGTCCAAGGCCCGTGCTGGCGATCTGCTGCAACTGCGCCCGACCTATCTGCAGGCCGTCGCCGATTACCGCGCCGGCCGCAAGGAAGCCGTGTATCCCGACGCGAATTCCTCGCTGCGCATCACCTTCGGCAACGTCGTGGGTTACACCAATCTTGCCGGCGCGCAGCAGACCCCGTTCACGCGTCTGGAAGAGATTCCGCCCAAGGCAACCGGCACCGAGCCCTTCGACGCGCCCAAGGCGCAGCTCGATGCGATCGCCGCCCGCCGTGACGGCGGTCTGGCCGATCGCCGCCTGCGCAGCGTGCCGGTGAACTTCCTGTCCGACCTCGACGTGACCGGCGGCAACTCCGGCTCGCCCGTGCTCGACGCCGACGGTCGCCTGACCGGCCTGCTGTTCGACATGACATGGGAAGCGGTGGTGTCGAACTGGGTGTTCGACCCGGCGATGACGCGCACGATTTCGGTCGACCAGCGCTACATCCGCTGGGTCATGCAGGAAGTCGATCCGGCGCCGCGTCTGCTGCAGGAAATGGGCGCGTCCGCGCGTTGA
- the tdh gene encoding L-threonine 3-dehydrogenase yields MAQTMKALVKRDATKGIWMAEVPVPAPGPNDVLIRVEKAAICGTDLHIYLWDEWSQRTITPGLVIGHEFVGRIVELGSAVTGYEVGQRVSAEGHLVCGHCRNCRAGKPHLCPNTVGIGVTRNGAFAEYVVMPATNLWPIPDQIPSELAAFFDPYGNAAHCALEFDVVGEDVLITGAGPIGVMAAGICKHIGARNVVVTDVNDFRLKLAADMGATRVVNVSNTSLKDVMKDLHMEGFDVGLEMSGNPAAFNDMLDCMYHGGKVALLGILPKGAGIDWDRIIFKGLTVQGIYGRKMYETWYKMTQLVLSGFPLGKVLSHQLPADEFQKGFDLMESGKSGKVVLDWR; encoded by the coding sequence ATGGCCCAGACAATGAAGGCGCTGGTCAAGCGCGACGCGACAAAAGGCATCTGGATGGCCGAAGTGCCGGTGCCGGCGCCCGGCCCGAACGACGTGCTGATCCGCGTCGAGAAGGCCGCGATCTGCGGCACCGACCTGCACATCTACCTGTGGGACGAGTGGAGCCAGCGCACGATCACGCCGGGTCTGGTCATCGGCCATGAATTCGTCGGACGCATCGTCGAGCTGGGCTCGGCGGTCACCGGCTATGAAGTCGGTCAGCGCGTCTCGGCTGAGGGTCACCTGGTCTGCGGCCATTGCCGCAACTGCCGCGCCGGCAAGCCGCACCTGTGTCCGAACACCGTCGGCATCGGCGTCACCCGCAACGGCGCGTTCGCCGAATACGTGGTGATGCCGGCAACCAATCTGTGGCCTATCCCCGACCAGATTCCGAGCGAACTGGCCGCGTTCTTCGATCCCTACGGCAACGCCGCGCACTGCGCGCTGGAATTCGACGTCGTCGGCGAGGACGTGCTGATCACCGGCGCCGGTCCGATCGGCGTGATGGCCGCGGGCATCTGCAAGCACATCGGCGCGCGCAACGTGGTGGTCACCGACGTCAACGATTTCCGCCTCAAGCTGGCCGCCGACATGGGCGCCACGCGCGTGGTCAACGTGTCCAACACCTCGCTCAAGGACGTCATGAAGGACCTCCACATGGAGGGCTTCGACGTGGGCCTGGAGATGAGCGGCAACCCGGCCGCGTTCAACGACATGCTCGATTGCATGTACCACGGCGGCAAGGTCGCGCTGCTCGGCATCCTGCCCAAGGGCGCCGGTATCGACTGGGACCGCATCATCTTCAAGGGCCTCACCGTGCAGGGCATCTACGGCCGGAAGATGTACGAGACCTGGTACAAGATGACCCAGCTCGTGCTGTCGGGTTTCCCGCTCGGCAAGGTGCTCAGCCACCAGCTGCCGGCCGACGAATTCCAGAAAGGCTTCGACCTGATGGAATCGGGCAAGTCGGGCAAGGTCGTCCTCGACTGGCGTTGA